The following proteins are co-located in the Brachybacterium sacelli genome:
- a CDS encoding fructosamine kinase family protein, translated as MNDFVKTGPSAPQGYFAAEAAGLTWLDEPQAVPVVTVREAGADELRLERLETVAPSADAAREFGGRLARLHDAGAPGFGWAPGDKAWFGPLEKPFEVTTDVREDFPDFWADDRLRPLADRVTRTLGADGHDTVDEAIDVIADGAFDGISGQGTEEPSRVHGDLWSGNLLWTADGGVLIDPAAHGGHRLEDLAMLSLFGAPFLDEIFEGYEAEHPMPGDWQQDLPAHLFFGLLAHVQLFGEAYVDQTIATAEAIIARADQLGF; from the coding sequence ATGAATGACTTCGTGAAGACCGGTCCGAGCGCGCCCCAGGGATACTTCGCCGCCGAGGCCGCGGGCCTGACCTGGCTGGACGAGCCGCAGGCGGTGCCGGTTGTGACAGTGCGCGAGGCGGGCGCGGACGAGCTGCGCCTCGAGCGCCTGGAGACCGTCGCACCGTCGGCCGACGCGGCCCGGGAGTTCGGCGGGCGCCTCGCGCGCCTGCACGACGCCGGTGCGCCGGGCTTCGGCTGGGCGCCCGGGGACAAGGCCTGGTTCGGGCCGCTCGAGAAGCCCTTCGAGGTCACGACCGACGTGCGCGAGGACTTCCCCGACTTCTGGGCCGACGACCGCCTGCGCCCGCTGGCCGATCGCGTCACCCGCACCCTCGGCGCCGACGGCCACGACACGGTCGACGAGGCGATCGACGTGATCGCCGACGGCGCCTTCGACGGGATCAGCGGGCAGGGCACCGAGGAGCCCTCGCGCGTCCATGGCGACCTGTGGTCCGGGAACCTCCTGTGGACCGCCGACGGCGGCGTCCTCATCGACCCGGCCGCGCACGGCGGTCATCGCCTCGAGGACCTGGCGATGCTGTCGCTGTTCGGCGCCCCGTTCCTCGACGAGATCTTCGAGGGCTACGAGGCCGAGCACCCGATGCCGGGCGACTGGCAGCAGGACCTTCCGGCCCACCTGTTCTTCGGCCTGCTCGCGCATGTGCAGCTGTTCGGCGAGGCCTATGTCGACCAGACGATCGCCACGGCCGAGGCGATCATCGCCCGCGCCGACCAGCTGGGGTTCTGA
- a CDS encoding TetR/AcrR family transcriptional regulator: MSVPARPRRHDPQRRDRIIDACLEVIAEHGVTGTSHRRVAAAADVPLGSMTYHFRGMDELLREAFARFADRMAVRVEQRTARAATLPEALAAFAANIGEDVFATQRELIVTQELYTLAARRPEYRDITSAWMARTRATLDPFVDEDTAVLLDAMNEGLALHRALHTAPARADLIIEALERLTAGR; encoded by the coding sequence GTGTCCGTTCCCGCCCGGCCCCGGCGTCACGACCCGCAGCGTCGCGACCGCATCATCGACGCCTGCCTCGAGGTGATCGCCGAGCACGGAGTCACCGGGACCTCCCACCGTCGGGTCGCCGCCGCGGCCGATGTCCCGCTGGGCTCGATGACCTACCACTTCCGCGGGATGGACGAGCTGCTGAGGGAGGCCTTCGCGCGCTTCGCCGATCGGATGGCCGTGCGGGTCGAGCAGCGCACCGCCCGCGCCGCCACGCTGCCCGAGGCGCTCGCCGCCTTCGCGGCGAACATCGGCGAGGACGTCTTCGCCACCCAGCGGGAGCTGATCGTCACCCAGGAGCTCTACACCCTGGCGGCGCGGCGGCCCGAATACCGCGACATCACCAGCGCCTGGATGGCGCGCACCCGCGCCACGCTCGACCCGTTCGTGGACGAGGACACGGCCGTGCTGCTGGACGCGATGAACGAGGGACTCGCTCTCCACCGCGCGCTGCACACCGCTCCGGCTCGCGCGGACCTGATCATCGAGGCACTGGAGCGGCTCACCGCGGGACGATGA
- the gdhA gene encoding NADP-specific glutamate dehydrogenase, producing the protein MIDSMLQDTYDQVLRRNPGEPEFQQAVREVFESLEYIQGRHPEYNDQGILMRMCEPERQIIFRVPWVDDDGTVQINRGFRVEYNSALGPYKGGLRFHPSVNLGIVKFLGFEQIFKNSLTGLPIGGGKGGSDFDPHGRSDGEVMRFCQSFMTELHRHMGEYTDVPAGDIGVGSREIGFLFGQYKRLTNRYEAGVLTGKGLDWGGSLVRKEATGYGAAIFADEMLKARGSSFDGRRVSVSGSGNVALYAIEKARQLGGIPITASDSSGYVVDENGIDLELLQQIKEVERGRITEYAERRGEGARFIPGGSVWDVPADIALPSATQNELDADAARALVKNGVLAVSEGANMPCTPEAVGIFSGADVAFGPGKAANAGGVATSALEMQQNASRDAWSFGHTEQRLTEIMKGIHATCLETADELGRPGDYVVGANVAGFRKVADAMIAFGVI; encoded by the coding sequence ATGATCGATTCGATGCTCCAGGACACGTACGACCAGGTGCTGCGCCGCAACCCCGGCGAACCCGAGTTCCAGCAGGCCGTGCGCGAGGTCTTCGAGTCCCTCGAGTACATCCAGGGCCGCCACCCGGAGTACAACGACCAGGGCATCCTCATGCGGATGTGCGAGCCGGAGCGTCAGATCATCTTCCGGGTCCCCTGGGTCGACGACGACGGCACCGTCCAGATCAACCGCGGCTTCCGCGTCGAGTACAACTCCGCGCTCGGCCCCTACAAGGGCGGCCTGCGGTTCCACCCCTCGGTGAACCTCGGCATCGTGAAGTTCCTCGGCTTCGAGCAGATCTTCAAGAACTCCCTGACCGGCCTGCCCATCGGCGGCGGCAAGGGCGGCTCCGACTTCGACCCGCACGGCCGCTCCGACGGCGAGGTCATGCGCTTCTGCCAGTCCTTCATGACCGAGCTGCACCGACACATGGGCGAGTACACCGACGTCCCCGCCGGGGACATCGGCGTCGGCTCCCGCGAGATCGGTTTCCTCTTCGGCCAGTACAAGCGCCTCACCAACCGCTACGAGGCGGGCGTGCTGACCGGCAAGGGCCTGGACTGGGGTGGCTCCCTCGTGCGCAAGGAGGCCACCGGCTACGGAGCGGCCATCTTCGCCGACGAGATGCTCAAGGCGCGGGGGTCCTCCTTCGACGGGCGCCGCGTCTCCGTCTCCGGCTCCGGCAACGTCGCGCTCTACGCGATCGAGAAGGCCCGGCAGCTCGGCGGCATCCCGATCACCGCCTCGGACTCCTCCGGCTACGTCGTCGACGAGAACGGCATCGACCTCGAGCTGCTCCAGCAGATCAAGGAGGTCGAGCGCGGCCGCATCACCGAGTACGCCGAACGTCGCGGTGAAGGTGCGCGTTTCATCCCCGGCGGCAGCGTCTGGGACGTCCCGGCCGACATCGCCCTGCCCAGCGCCACCCAGAACGAGCTCGACGCCGACGCGGCGCGCGCCCTCGTCAAGAACGGTGTCCTCGCCGTGTCCGAGGGCGCGAACATGCCCTGCACCCCGGAGGCCGTGGGCATCTTCAGCGGTGCCGATGTGGCCTTCGGCCCCGGCAAGGCCGCGAACGCCGGCGGCGTGGCGACCAGCGCGCTGGAGATGCAGCAGAACGCTAGCCGTGACGCCTGGAGCTTCGGCCACACCGAGCAGCGGCTGACCGAGATCATGAAGGGCATCCACGCCACCTGCCTGGAGACCGCCGACGAGCTCGGTCGCCCGGGCGACTACGTGGTGGGCGCGAACGTCGCCGGCTTCCGCAAGGTGGCCGACGCCATGATCGCCTTCGGCGTGATCTGA
- a CDS encoding DinB family protein: MTADDTRRFGPMAAAERETLDHWVDFYRQTLLTKIAGLDAEQLCLRSVPPSTLSPIGLVRHLTDVEASWLRRVLLDEQLTLPHSTPDRPDADFDDIDPATALADVERYREELVTTRAAQASWIDLDGPVRGQRHGRPVTLRWILTHLIEEYARHLGHLDLLRETIDGRTGY, encoded by the coding sequence ATGACTGCTGACGACACCCGCCGCTTCGGACCGATGGCCGCTGCGGAGCGGGAGACCCTCGATCACTGGGTCGACTTCTACCGCCAGACCCTGCTGACCAAGATCGCGGGACTCGACGCCGAGCAGCTGTGCCTCCGCTCCGTCCCGCCGTCGACGCTGAGCCCGATCGGCCTCGTCCGCCACCTCACCGACGTCGAGGCGTCCTGGCTGCGCCGAGTGCTCCTGGACGAGCAGCTGACGCTGCCTCACAGCACCCCCGACAGGCCGGATGCGGACTTCGACGACATCGACCCTGCGACCGCGCTCGCCGATGTGGAGCGCTACCGCGAGGAGCTCGTGACCACCCGCGCCGCCCAGGCGAGCTGGATCGACCTCGACGGTCCGGTCCGAGGTCAGCGCCATGGCCGTCCCGTGACCCTGCGGTGGATCCTCACCCACCTGATCGAGGAGTACGCCCGCCACCTCGGCCACCTGGACCTGCTGCGGGAGACGATCGACGGGCGTACCGGATACTGA
- a CDS encoding MFS transporter, with protein sequence MSLAPPALRRARAAVGALFLTNGALLANLLPRYPEIKAGLGLANSTYGLVLAAFPAGAILAGLGAGVLVRRLGSAPLATAGTLATALGLLAAAWSPAAGVLALALLLAGACDAITDVAQNAHGLRVQRAYRRSIINSFHAVWSVGAVLGGSMAALAIALDVPLRVHLAGSGLLFAVISLVALRFALPGKDPDGGTDRIDRADQADQADQAGQADQADQADQADQADQADQAGQSDAGDAIAGSGTAGSTTDSRTSTPNSSPTPTRLGLTLLALVAIAIGGTLVEDSGNSWATLYLQRDLGAPAAIAATGYIALVGAQFIGRLLGDGMVDRFGQRTVARAGGAIIALGMGIALAAPTVPSTIAGFALAGLGSATLVPAAMQEADDLPGLRHGTGLTIVSWLMRLGFLASPPLVGLVADAAGLRVGLLVVPLAGLLVLVMSRALSTRRSVEGLGQGQTVEPAAASR encoded by the coding sequence ATGTCGCTCGCTCCACCTGCCCTTCGTCGCGCCCGCGCGGCTGTCGGCGCCCTGTTCCTGACCAACGGGGCGCTGCTGGCGAACCTCCTGCCCCGCTACCCGGAGATCAAGGCGGGGCTGGGGCTTGCCAACTCCACCTATGGCCTGGTCCTGGCCGCTTTCCCCGCCGGCGCGATCCTCGCCGGACTCGGTGCCGGGGTGCTCGTCCGACGCCTGGGCTCGGCGCCGCTGGCGACCGCAGGCACCCTGGCGACGGCGCTCGGTCTGCTGGCGGCGGCCTGGTCCCCGGCTGCGGGGGTGCTCGCCCTCGCCCTGCTGCTGGCCGGGGCGTGCGACGCGATCACCGACGTCGCGCAGAACGCGCACGGGCTGCGGGTCCAGCGCGCCTATCGCCGCTCGATCATCAACTCCTTCCATGCGGTCTGGTCGGTCGGCGCGGTGCTCGGCGGCTCCATGGCCGCCCTCGCGATCGCGCTCGACGTCCCGTTGCGGGTGCACCTGGCCGGCTCCGGCCTGCTGTTCGCCGTGATCTCGCTGGTGGCGCTGCGCTTCGCCCTGCCCGGCAAGGACCCGGACGGCGGGACCGACCGGATCGACCGAGCAGACCAGGCAGACCAGGCAGATCAGGCAGGCCAGGCAGACCAGGCAGACCAGGCAGACCAGGCAGACCAGGCAGACCAGGCAGACCAGGCAGGACAGTCCGATGCGGGCGACGCGATCGCCGGGTCCGGCACCGCCGGGTCGACCACGGACTCACGGACCTCGACCCCGAACTCGAGCCCGACGCCGACGCGGCTCGGGCTGACGCTGCTGGCCCTCGTGGCCATCGCCATCGGTGGCACCCTGGTCGAGGACTCCGGCAACTCCTGGGCGACGCTCTACCTCCAGCGCGACCTCGGCGCCCCGGCGGCGATCGCCGCCACCGGCTACATCGCCCTGGTGGGCGCCCAGTTCATCGGCCGCCTGCTGGGCGACGGCATGGTGGACCGCTTCGGTCAGCGGACCGTCGCACGGGCAGGCGGCGCGATCATCGCCCTCGGCATGGGGATCGCCCTCGCCGCCCCCACCGTGCCGAGCACGATCGCCGGATTCGCCCTGGCCGGGCTCGGCAGCGCGACGCTGGTACCGGCGGCGATGCAGGAGGCCGACGACCTGCCGGGCCTGCGGCACGGCACCGGTCTGACGATCGTGTCGTGGCTGATGCGGCTGGGCTTCCTCGCCTCCCCACCGCTGGTCGGGCTGGTCGCGGATGCGGCCGGGTTGCGCGTCGGCCTGCTGGTCGTGCCGCTGGCCGGGCTGCTCGTGCTCGTCATGTCGCGTGCCCTCAGCACCCGCCGCAGCGTCGAGGGGCTCGGCCAGGGGCAGACGGTGGAGCCGGCAGCCGCCTCGCGATGA
- a CDS encoding glycerophosphodiester phosphodiesterase, producing the protein MTKHSAPSPQRPAIVGHRGASALAPENTLAAFRRAFEDGAQLVECDVHLSADGHVVVMHDETIDRTADAASPLATGAIGELTRAELDTVLLAGGERVPSLEELLAITTVPVFIEVKVAAAAKAVAEQLRALPAASPAAASTVISFHAEALAEIRRTTDTPVSYLVEQIDQQAIATARELGAAGIGPAIRKLSLRAAGTAREAGLQLNPWTVNTAEQLAVALACGADTLTTDDPAWIQHELDVRET; encoded by the coding sequence ATGACGAAGCACTCCGCCCCGTCCCCGCAACGTCCCGCGATCGTCGGTCACCGCGGCGCCTCCGCGCTGGCCCCCGAGAACACGCTCGCCGCCTTCCGGCGCGCCTTCGAGGACGGCGCCCAGCTGGTGGAGTGCGACGTCCACCTGAGCGCCGACGGACACGTGGTCGTCATGCACGACGAGACCATCGATCGCACCGCCGACGCCGCTTCCCCGCTGGCCACCGGTGCCATCGGCGAGCTCACCCGCGCCGAGCTGGACACGGTGCTGCTGGCCGGAGGGGAGAGAGTCCCCTCGCTCGAGGAACTGCTGGCGATCACCACCGTGCCGGTGTTCATCGAGGTCAAGGTCGCCGCTGCCGCGAAGGCCGTGGCCGAGCAGCTGAGGGCACTGCCGGCGGCTTCGCCCGCCGCCGCCTCGACCGTGATCTCCTTCCACGCCGAGGCGCTCGCCGAGATCCGACGCACCACCGACACCCCGGTGTCCTACCTGGTGGAGCAGATCGATCAGCAGGCGATCGCCACCGCCCGCGAGCTCGGTGCAGCCGGCATCGGCCCGGCGATCCGAAAGCTCTCGCTGCGAGCCGCCGGAACCGCGCGCGAGGCCGGGCTGCAGCTGAATCCCTGGACCGTGAACACCGCCGAGCAGCTCGCGGTCGCCCTCGCCTGCGGGGCCGACACGCTCACCACCGACGACCCGGCCTGGATCCAGCACGAGCTGGACGTGCGCGAGACCTGA
- a CDS encoding beta-N-acetylglucosaminidase domain-containing protein, with translation MTSSSPAGRIPAPGARGLSRRSALGLGLALGGTLALPLPAALADGGGPSGSISDVRPRPLSVRGSGHEVVLQGAVTVVVGSRTDPTARTALIDLLENAGARARAVVADSAADLVSGPRIHLGTPEDNPTLRAELEAAGVPGPEDLAADGYVLTTGRNRGPVLTLAGRDARGTYYAVQTLRQLLGGGARVPAVHVRDAPRMEIRGAIEGFYGIPWSHQARLDHFAFYGAHKLNTYIYTPKDDLLLRSKWRELYEGEELEKLAELVETASAHHVSFTYALSPGNDITYGSDEDFTATVTKFEQLRELGVSRFYIALDDIPGDLDEADSAQFSSLAEAQAHYLNRLQEDYVEAHDLEPLQTVPTEYWGSEPSDYKTVFGESTHPDLRIQWTGEGVFSPEVTEESVVAAVESYQAEHLFIWDNFPVNDGRRDRLFLGPLEGRAPTLHEHLAGFTSNPMIEPYASLIALANYADYCWDPISYDPESSWRAVLDELAGAEESVRHDLRVFVDLNVRWPYRDDSPIAPGLSADVEAFWSAYDAGERGGQELDQRLRTVVGLEESLAPMASQGFYQDTLPWIVAAGRWAKALLAQLEMLRALAEDRLGDASEAAARVGEHLAAAGKATVPDQREDGVLREDQIVPSVGDGVFEDFVSRAWEELRAVSPEDPSLPFRGLPATASTTLETYRDHTPESMADGDLSTMFWSDGAPRVDDEIRVELEQARPITFARVQMATSDTTAGDQIYEGALELSADGESWSQVATTDGSPVLEVTLPSAQEVRFARLRVTEENPDGQWVQVREFGLGETAPAT, from the coding sequence GTGACCTCCTCCTCGCCCGCCGGCCGGATCCCCGCCCCCGGAGCCCGCGGCCTCTCGCGCCGCAGCGCCCTCGGCCTGGGGCTCGCGCTGGGAGGCACCCTCGCCCTCCCGCTCCCCGCCGCGCTCGCCGACGGCGGTGGTCCCTCCGGGAGCATCTCGGACGTCCGCCCCCGGCCGCTCTCGGTGCGGGGCAGCGGACACGAGGTGGTGCTGCAGGGAGCGGTGACCGTCGTCGTCGGCTCGAGAACCGATCCCACCGCCCGGACGGCACTGATCGATCTGCTCGAGAACGCCGGCGCCCGCGCCCGGGCGGTCGTGGCGGACTCCGCCGCCGACCTCGTCTCCGGGCCGCGCATCCACCTCGGCACGCCGGAGGACAATCCGACCTTGCGCGCGGAGCTCGAGGCCGCCGGGGTCCCGGGTCCCGAGGACCTGGCGGCCGACGGATACGTGCTGACGACGGGCCGGAACCGAGGACCCGTCCTCACCCTCGCCGGTCGCGACGCCCGTGGCACCTACTACGCGGTCCAGACCCTGCGCCAGCTGCTCGGCGGCGGGGCGCGGGTGCCTGCCGTGCACGTGCGCGACGCCCCGCGCATGGAGATCCGCGGGGCGATCGAGGGCTTCTACGGGATCCCGTGGTCCCACCAGGCACGCCTGGACCATTTCGCGTTCTACGGTGCCCACAAGCTGAACACCTACATCTACACCCCCAAGGACGATCTGCTGCTGCGTTCGAAATGGCGCGAGCTGTACGAGGGGGAGGAGCTCGAGAAGCTCGCCGAACTCGTCGAGACCGCGAGCGCTCACCACGTGAGCTTCACCTACGCGCTCTCGCCCGGCAACGACATCACCTATGGCAGCGACGAGGACTTCACGGCGACCGTGACGAAGTTCGAGCAGCTGCGGGAGCTGGGGGTCTCCCGCTTCTACATCGCGCTCGACGACATCCCCGGCGACCTCGACGAGGCCGACTCCGCACAGTTCTCCTCCCTCGCCGAGGCTCAGGCCCACTACCTGAACCGGCTGCAGGAGGACTACGTCGAGGCCCACGACCTCGAGCCGCTGCAGACCGTCCCCACCGAGTACTGGGGCTCCGAGCCCAGCGACTACAAGACCGTCTTCGGGGAGAGCACCCACCCCGACCTCCGCATCCAGTGGACCGGCGAGGGCGTCTTCTCCCCGGAGGTCACCGAGGAATCCGTGGTGGCGGCCGTCGAGAGCTACCAGGCCGAGCACCTGTTCATCTGGGACAACTTCCCGGTCAACGACGGGCGCCGCGACCGCCTGTTCCTGGGCCCTCTCGAGGGCCGGGCGCCGACGCTGCACGAGCACCTCGCCGGCTTCACGTCGAACCCGATGATCGAGCCCTACGCCTCGCTGATCGCGCTCGCGAACTATGCCGATTACTGCTGGGACCCGATCTCCTACGACCCCGAGTCCTCCTGGCGGGCGGTGCTCGACGAGCTCGCCGGTGCGGAGGAGTCGGTCCGCCACGACCTGCGCGTCTTCGTCGACCTCAACGTCCGGTGGCCCTACCGCGACGATTCCCCGATCGCCCCCGGTCTCTCGGCCGACGTCGAAGCCTTCTGGTCCGCGTACGATGCCGGAGAGCGTGGCGGGCAGGAGCTCGACCAGCGCCTGCGCACCGTCGTCGGCCTCGAGGAGTCCCTGGCGCCGATGGCGTCCCAGGGCTTCTATCAGGACACGCTTCCGTGGATCGTGGCGGCGGGCCGGTGGGCGAAGGCTCTGCTGGCCCAGCTCGAGATGCTGCGGGCGCTCGCGGAGGACCGGCTCGGGGACGCCTCCGAGGCTGCCGCCCGGGTGGGCGAGCATCTCGCCGCCGCAGGCAAGGCGACCGTGCCCGATCAGCGAGAGGACGGTGTCCTCCGCGAGGACCAGATCGTGCCCAGCGTCGGCGACGGCGTGTTCGAGGACTTCGTCTCGCGGGCGTGGGAGGAGCTGCGGGCAGTGTCGCCCGAGGATCCCTCCCTGCCTTTCCGCGGTCTGCCTGCCACCGCGAGCACCACGCTGGAGACCTACCGCGACCACACGCCCGAGAGCATGGCCGACGGCGACCTGTCGACCATGTTCTGGTCCGACGGGGCCCCGCGGGTGGACGACGAGATCCGGGTCGAGCTCGAGCAGGCCCGGCCGATCACCTTCGCCCGCGTGCAGATGGCGACGAGCGACACCACCGCCGGCGACCAGATCTACGAGGGGGCGCTGGAGCTGTCGGCCGACGGGGAGAGCTGGTCCCAGGTCGCCACCACGGATGGCTCGCCCGTCCTCGAGGTGACGCTGCCGAGCGCGCAGGAGGTGCGGTTCGCCCGGCTGCGCGTGACCGAGGAGAACCCTGACGGCCAGTGGGTGCAGGTGCGCGAGTTCGGCCTGGGGGAGACGGCCCCGGCCACGTGA
- a CDS encoding aminoglycoside phosphotransferase family protein — MVPVRPGHPTALLDPASSAMGRRLVEAWRSGTLVLPLREDVSPVRLPGLHRSVLPSSLSGPARAVLAGVGERFAAWRVIPHENAAVIVRIPHIAPSELQQDLVHEIAALAMVPREVGPTPIAVHDDPASSPLGHPYVVTTDVTGTAAAPESWTARHLETHAARLAQLHSVPAPGRGPVTLGEDPWAAVPPGPPSLLREVEQEAASWGELHGGVIAEHGLEPFVEAALERVAGVEEEIADLDGFVLAHGDLCATNILWHHAGADSADPVVRYIDFEWAQGDDPARDLAIIGGSVHGGPWYVPLDEQQVDAFVRAYVRARGELGEVPVSAADVGALRGRMRVWTAYERTAMLVHVASRAATRAAHRRVLPVLHDSLARELELPV; from the coding sequence ATGGTCCCCGTTCGTCCCGGCCACCCCACGGCTCTGCTGGACCCGGCCTCCTCCGCGATGGGCCGACGACTGGTCGAGGCCTGGCGCAGCGGCACCCTCGTCCTGCCCCTGCGCGAGGACGTCTCCCCCGTGCGTCTTCCCGGGCTGCACCGGTCGGTGCTGCCGTCCTCGCTCTCCGGCCCGGCCCGCGCGGTCCTGGCCGGCGTCGGCGAGCGCTTCGCCGCCTGGCGCGTGATCCCGCACGAGAACGCCGCGGTCATCGTGCGGATCCCCCACATCGCACCCTCCGAGCTGCAGCAGGACCTCGTCCACGAGATCGCGGCGCTGGCGATGGTCCCCCGCGAGGTGGGCCCCACCCCGATCGCCGTGCACGACGACCCCGCCAGCAGCCCTCTCGGCCATCCGTACGTGGTCACGACCGACGTGACCGGCACCGCGGCTGCGCCCGAGAGCTGGACCGCCCGTCACCTGGAGACCCATGCCGCACGGCTCGCGCAGCTGCACTCCGTGCCCGCTCCGGGGCGAGGACCGGTCACGCTCGGGGAGGACCCCTGGGCCGCGGTCCCGCCCGGACCGCCCTCGCTGCTGCGAGAGGTCGAGCAGGAGGCCGCTTCCTGGGGTGAGCTGCACGGAGGCGTGATCGCCGAGCACGGGCTCGAACCGTTCGTGGAGGCCGCGCTGGAGCGGGTCGCGGGGGTCGAGGAGGAGATCGCGGATCTGGACGGCTTCGTCCTCGCCCATGGCGACCTGTGCGCCACGAACATCCTGTGGCACCACGCGGGCGCGGACTCCGCGGACCCCGTCGTGCGCTACATCGACTTCGAGTGGGCGCAGGGCGATGACCCCGCGCGCGACCTGGCGATCATCGGCGGCTCCGTGCACGGCGGCCCCTGGTACGTGCCGCTGGACGAGCAGCAGGTCGACGCCTTCGTCCGCGCCTACGTGCGTGCCCGCGGCGAGCTGGGCGAAGTGCCCGTCTCGGCCGCCGACGTCGGCGCCCTGCGCGGGCGGATGCGGGTGTGGACCGCCTACGAACGCACCGCGATGCTCGTGCACGTCGCCTCACGCGCCGCGACCCGGGCCGCGCACCGTCGGGTGCTGCCGGTGCTGCACGACTCCCTGGCGCGGGAGCTCGAGCTCCCCGTCTGA
- a CDS encoding APC family permease — protein MSDLGTAESTQYAQQQNAVLHKTLGRFDIIFIVVSAVVGLEMLGSVSSQGPETFTWLVFLIIVFLIPYALIFAETGSAFVGEGGVYLWVRTAFGRPAAAVASAFTWITQPVWVGGSMAFLNAEAAREHLVPFTEGSAADYAFKILFIWLTVLAAVLSLRRAKWIPTMGALCKIVFLALFVVTAIAYAVQHGVQDLPIGSFTPTTAGFITLIPLLLFAFLGFESGSSASGEMNNATKDVAFSVLRSSAMAGVLYLIPVFTILLVIPHSDIDGVSGLITAVATVFSVYGSAAPAMLIAAVVLFLLANIGQGAAWMIMSDRMQAIAAADGSFFGGFFGKFHRTLGTPIRVNLLSGLISSAFMIAAMQLTGSSAALFDVVLSVAITTYLFSYLIVIPAAVRLRLRHPEVPRPFRVPGGNGVFVALGVVTTAFVALGSWVSIVPGTLESLLGLPYDFSTAMGVPYAAFEALTLGTLAFIIAIALIGYVAGRRLRV, from the coding sequence ATGTCCGACCTCGGCACGGCCGAAAGCACCCAGTACGCGCAGCAGCAGAACGCGGTGCTCCACAAGACGCTGGGCCGCTTCGACATCATCTTCATCGTCGTCTCCGCCGTGGTGGGGCTCGAGATGCTCGGTTCGGTGTCCTCGCAGGGCCCGGAGACCTTCACCTGGCTGGTCTTCCTGATCATCGTGTTCCTCATCCCCTACGCGCTGATCTTCGCCGAGACCGGCTCGGCCTTCGTGGGCGAGGGCGGGGTGTACCTGTGGGTGCGCACGGCGTTCGGGCGCCCCGCCGCAGCGGTGGCCTCGGCGTTCACCTGGATCACGCAGCCCGTGTGGGTGGGCGGCTCGATGGCCTTCCTCAATGCCGAGGCCGCCCGGGAGCATCTGGTGCCCTTCACGGAAGGGTCCGCGGCGGACTACGCCTTCAAGATCCTGTTCATCTGGCTGACCGTGCTCGCGGCCGTGCTGTCCCTGCGCCGGGCGAAGTGGATCCCGACGATGGGTGCACTGTGCAAGATCGTCTTCCTCGCGCTGTTCGTGGTCACGGCGATCGCCTACGCGGTCCAGCACGGCGTGCAGGACCTGCCGATCGGCTCCTTCACCCCCACCACCGCCGGGTTCATCACCCTGATCCCCCTGCTGCTGTTCGCCTTCCTCGGCTTCGAGTCCGGCTCCAGCGCCTCCGGCGAGATGAATAACGCGACCAAGGACGTCGCCTTCTCGGTGCTGCGCTCCTCGGCGATGGCGGGCGTGCTCTACCTGATCCCCGTGTTCACGATCCTGCTGGTCATCCCCCATTCCGATATCGACGGCGTCTCCGGGCTGATCACCGCGGTCGCCACCGTGTTCTCGGTCTACGGCTCGGCGGCGCCGGCGATGCTGATCGCGGCGGTGGTGCTGTTCCTGCTGGCCAACATCGGCCAGGGAGCGGCGTGGATGATCATGTCCGACCGCATGCAGGCGATCGCCGCGGCCGACGGATCCTTCTTCGGCGGCTTCTTCGGGAAGTTCCACCGCACCTTGGGCACCCCGATCCGGGTGAACCTGCTCTCCGGGCTCATCTCGAGCGCGTTCATGATCGCCGCGATGCAGCTGACCGGCTCCAGCGCCGCCCTGTTCGACGTGGTGCTCTCCGTCGCGATCACGACGTACCTGTTCAGCTATCTGATCGTGATCCCGGCGGCGGTGCGGCTGCGCCTGCGCCACCCCGAGGTGCCGCGTCCCTTCCGCGTGCCCGGCGGCAACGGGGTGTTCGTCGCCCTCGGCGTGGTCACCACCGCTTTCGTGGCTCTCGGTTCCTGGGTGTCGATCGTGCCCGGCACCCTCGAGTCCCTGCTGGGCCTGCCGTACGACTTCTCCACCGCGATGGGCGTCCCCTACGCCGCCTTCGAGGCACTCACCCTGGGCACGCTCGCCTTCATCATCGCCATCGCCCTGATCGGCTACGTCGCCGGGCGGCGTCTGCGGGTGTGA